The following proteins come from a genomic window of Malus domestica chromosome 02, GDT2T_hap1:
- the LOC103418494 gene encoding protein ZINC INDUCED FACILITATOR-LIKE 1-like isoform X2 — MAEECRETLLKKVYYDECPGCVVEQRKELQRGLPIKMLVSIWLIALSSALPVSSLFPFLYFMIRDLHIAKREEDIGYYAGYVGASFMLGRVLTSILWGMVADRYGRKPVIIIGTVAVVIFNTLFGLSVNYWMAICTRFLLGSLNGSLGPIKAYACEAFREEHQALSMSTVSVARGIGLIIGPALGGFLAQPADKYPSIFSQNSIFGRFPYFLPCLCISALAFGVTIISFWLPETLHQHNGKARLHDDSYEALETASGGSDANEKQKTEEQTPKENLFKNWPLMSSIIVYCVFSLHDMAYAEIFSLWAVSPRKFGGLSFTTEDVGEVLAISGFSLFVFQITLYPYVERLLGPVMIARVGGITIITGMFILQNRAVDQKQRGAANGLSMTAMSLFKAIAPAAGGALFSWAQKRRDAALLPGSQMIFFILNVVEAIAVLMTFKPFLTLRE, encoded by the exons ATGGCTGAGGAGTGCAGAGAGACGCTGCTGAAGAAGGTTTACTATGACGAGTGTCCCGGCTGTGTAGTGGAACAGCGTAAAGAGCTGCAGAGAGGTCTTCCTATTAAAATGCTTGTTTCTATATGGCTTATTGCTCTTTCATctg CGCTGCCAGTATCATCTCTCTTTCCATTCCTTTATTTCATG ATCAGGGATTTGCATATTGCTAAAAGAGAGGAAGACATTGGCTACTATGCTGGATATGTAG GGGCTTCATTTATGCTTGGCAGAGTTCTGACATCAATTTTGTGGGGAATGGTGGCGGATCGCTATGGTCGGAAGCCTGTCATAATTATAGGGACTGTTGCAGT GGTTATTTTCAACACTTTATTTGGACTCAGTGTAAACTATTGGATGGCTATTTGTACACGGTTTCTTCTTGGAAGTTTGAATGGTTCGCTTGGGCCGATTAAG GCATACGCATGTGAAGCCTTCCGAGAAGAACACCAAGCTTTAAGCATGTCAACA GTTAGTGTAGCCCGGGGTATCGGATTGATCATTGGCCCAGCTTTGGGAGGTTTCTTGGCCCAG CCAGCAGACAAATATCCAAGTATATTTTCCCAAAACTCGATATTTGGGAG GTTTCCGTATTTCTTGCCTTGCCTATGTATATCGGCTTTAGCGTTTGGAGTAACCATTATTTCTTTCTGGCTTCCG GAAACTTTACACCAGCACAACGGAAAAGCTAGATTACACGATGATTCTTATGAAGCTTTGGAAACTGCATCTGGTGGGTCTGATGCAAATGAAAAGCAAAAAACTGAAGAACAAACACCTAAAGAAAACCTTTTCAAGAATTGGCCCTTAATGTCTTCAATCATTGTTTATTGTGTTTTCTCACTTCATGACATGGCTTATGCAGAG ATATTCTCATTATGGGCCGTGAGTCCTCGGAAGTTTGGGGGTTTGAGCTTTACAACTGAGGACGTTGGTGAAGTTCTTGCAATTTCTG GTTTTAGTCTTTTTGTCTTCCAAATTACTCTATATCCATATGTTGAAAGGCTTCTTGGTCCTGTTATGATTGCTCGCGTTGGAGGG ATCACGATTATAACCGGCATGTTCATCCTTCAAAACAGAGCGGTG GACCAAAAACAAAGAGGCGCAGCTAATGGACTTTCTATGACAGCAATGTCACTGTTCAAGGCAATTGCTCCAGCTGCTGGTGGTGCATT GTTTTCTTGGGCACAAAAACGTCGGGATGCTGCCCTCCTACCTG GAAGCCAGATGATATTCTTCATCTTGAATGTGGTCGAGGCAATTGCAGTTCTGATGACATTTAAGCCGTTTCTCACTCTACGTGAATAG
- the LOC103409146 gene encoding protein ZINC INDUCED FACILITATOR-LIKE 1 has product MAEECRETLLKKVYYDECPGCVMEQRKELQRGLPIKMLVSVWLIVLSAALPISSLFPFLYFMIRDFHIAKREEDIGYYAGYVGSSYMLGRVLTSILWGMVADRYGRKPVIIIGTVAVVIFNTLFGLSVNFWMAISTRFLLGSLNGLLGPIKAYASEAFREEHQALGMSTVSVAWGIGLIIGPALGGFLAQPADKYPSIFSQSSIFGRFPYFLPCLCISVFAFGVTIASFWLPETLHKHNGKARLDDDSYEALEAANGGSDANEKQKTEEQTPKENLFKNWPLMSSIIVYCVFSLHDMAYTEIFSLWAVSPRKLGGLSFTTEDVGEVLAISGFGLFVFQITLYPYFERLLGPVMIARVGGIISIPLLSSYPFIAMLSGLALSVLLNCASVVKNVLSITIVTGLFILQNRAVDQKQRGAANGIAMTAMSLFKAIGPAAGGALFSWAQKRRDAAILPGSQMIFFILNVVEAIAVLMTFKPFLTLHE; this is encoded by the exons CGCTGCCAATATCATCTCTCTTTCCATTCCTTTATTTTATG ATTAGGGATTTCCATATTGCTAAAAGAGAGGAAGACATTGGCTACTATGCTGGATATGTAG GGTCTTCATATATGCTTGGCAGAGTTCTGACGTCAATTCTTTGGGGAATGGTGGCTGATCGCTATGGTCGGAAGCCTGTCATAATTATAGGGACTGTTGCAGT GGTTATTTTCAACACTCTATTTGGACTCAGTGTAAACTTTTGGATGGCTATTTCTACACGATTTCTTCTTGGAAGTTTGAATGGTTTACTTGGGCCGATTAAG GCATACGCAAGTGAAGCCTTCCGAGAAGAACACCAAGCTTTAGGCATGTCAACA GTTAGTGTAGCCTGGGGTATTGGATTGATCATTGGCCCAGCCTTGGGAGGTTTCTTGGCCCAG CCAGCAGACAAATATCCAAGTATATTTTCCCAAAGCTCTATATTTGGGAG GTTTCCGTACTTCTTGCCTTGCCTATGTATATCGGTTTTTGCATTTGGAGTAACCATTGCTTCTTTCTGGCTTCCG GAAACTTTACACAAGCACAACGGAAAAGCTAGATTAGACGATGATTCTTATGAAGCTTTGGAAGCTGCCAATGGTGGGTCTGATGCAAATGAAAAGCAAAAAACTGAAGAACAAACACCTAAAGAAAACCTCTTCAAGAATTGGCCCTTAATGTCTTCAATCATTGTTTACTGTGTTTTCTCACTTCATGACATGGCTTATACAGAG ATATTCTCATTATGGGCTGTGAGTCCTCGAAAGTTAGGGGGTTTGAGCTTTACAACCGAGGACGTTGGTGAAGTTCTTGCAATTTCTG GTTTTGGTCTTTTTGTCTTCCAAATTACTCTATATCCATATTTTGAAAGGCTGCTTGGTCCTGTTATGATTGCTCGTGTTGGAGGG ATTATATCCATACCTCTGTTGTCAAGTTACCCGTTTATAGCAATGTTGTCCGGGCTCGCCCTTTCCGTGCTGTTAAACTGTGCATCTGTGGTGAAGAATGTCTTATCT ATCACGATTGTAACTGGCCTGTTCATCCTTCAAAACAGAGCTGTG GACCAAAAACAAAGAGGCGCAGCGAATGGAATTGCGATGACGGCAATGTCTCTGTTCAAGGCAATTGGTCCAGCAGCTGGTGGTGCATT GTTTTCTTGGGCACAAAAACGCCGGGATGCTGCTATCCTACCTG GAAGCCAGATGATCTTCTTCATCTTGAATGTGGTTGAGGCAATCGCCGTTCTGATGACATTTAAGCCATTTCTTACTCTACATGAATAG
- the LOC103418494 gene encoding protein ZINC INDUCED FACILITATOR-LIKE 1-like isoform X1, translating into MAEECRETLLKKVYYDECPGCVVEQRKELQRGLPIKMLVSIWLIALSSALPVSSLFPFLYFMIRDLHIAKREEDIGYYAGYVGASFMLGRVLTSILWGMVADRYGRKPVIIIGTVAVVIFNTLFGLSVNYWMAICTRFLLGSLNGSLGPIKAYACEAFREEHQALSMSTVSVARGIGLIIGPALGGFLAQPADKYPSIFSQNSIFGRFPYFLPCLCISALAFGVTIISFWLPETLHQHNGKARLHDDSYEALETASGGSDANEKQKTEEQTPKENLFKNWPLMSSIIVYCVFSLHDMAYAEIFSLWAVSPRKFGGLSFTTEDVGEVLAISGFSLFVFQITLYPYVERLLGPVMIARVGGIISIPLLSSYPFIAMLSGLSLFVLLNCASVLKNVISITIITGMFILQNRAVDQKQRGAANGLSMTAMSLFKAIAPAAGGALFSWAQKRRDAALLPGSQMIFFILNVVEAIAVLMTFKPFLTLRE; encoded by the exons ATGGCTGAGGAGTGCAGAGAGACGCTGCTGAAGAAGGTTTACTATGACGAGTGTCCCGGCTGTGTAGTGGAACAGCGTAAAGAGCTGCAGAGAGGTCTTCCTATTAAAATGCTTGTTTCTATATGGCTTATTGCTCTTTCATctg CGCTGCCAGTATCATCTCTCTTTCCATTCCTTTATTTCATG ATCAGGGATTTGCATATTGCTAAAAGAGAGGAAGACATTGGCTACTATGCTGGATATGTAG GGGCTTCATTTATGCTTGGCAGAGTTCTGACATCAATTTTGTGGGGAATGGTGGCGGATCGCTATGGTCGGAAGCCTGTCATAATTATAGGGACTGTTGCAGT GGTTATTTTCAACACTTTATTTGGACTCAGTGTAAACTATTGGATGGCTATTTGTACACGGTTTCTTCTTGGAAGTTTGAATGGTTCGCTTGGGCCGATTAAG GCATACGCATGTGAAGCCTTCCGAGAAGAACACCAAGCTTTAAGCATGTCAACA GTTAGTGTAGCCCGGGGTATCGGATTGATCATTGGCCCAGCTTTGGGAGGTTTCTTGGCCCAG CCAGCAGACAAATATCCAAGTATATTTTCCCAAAACTCGATATTTGGGAG GTTTCCGTATTTCTTGCCTTGCCTATGTATATCGGCTTTAGCGTTTGGAGTAACCATTATTTCTTTCTGGCTTCCG GAAACTTTACACCAGCACAACGGAAAAGCTAGATTACACGATGATTCTTATGAAGCTTTGGAAACTGCATCTGGTGGGTCTGATGCAAATGAAAAGCAAAAAACTGAAGAACAAACACCTAAAGAAAACCTTTTCAAGAATTGGCCCTTAATGTCTTCAATCATTGTTTATTGTGTTTTCTCACTTCATGACATGGCTTATGCAGAG ATATTCTCATTATGGGCCGTGAGTCCTCGGAAGTTTGGGGGTTTGAGCTTTACAACTGAGGACGTTGGTGAAGTTCTTGCAATTTCTG GTTTTAGTCTTTTTGTCTTCCAAATTACTCTATATCCATATGTTGAAAGGCTTCTTGGTCCTGTTATGATTGCTCGCGTTGGAGGG ATTATATCCATACCCCTGTTGTCAAGTTACCCGTTTATAGCAATGTTGTCCGGGCTCTCACTTTTCGTGCTGTTAAACTGTGCATCTGTGCTGAAGAATGTCATATCT ATCACGATTATAACCGGCATGTTCATCCTTCAAAACAGAGCGGTG GACCAAAAACAAAGAGGCGCAGCTAATGGACTTTCTATGACAGCAATGTCACTGTTCAAGGCAATTGCTCCAGCTGCTGGTGGTGCATT GTTTTCTTGGGCACAAAAACGTCGGGATGCTGCCCTCCTACCTG GAAGCCAGATGATATTCTTCATCTTGAATGTGGTCGAGGCAATTGCAGTTCTGATGACATTTAAGCCGTTTCTCACTCTACGTGAATAG